Genomic DNA from Bosea sp. (in: a-proteobacteria):
CCCGTGCGCCTCGTCATCCTCGGAAAAGACCGTGACGGTCAGCTTCTCCCTGGGCAGGCCATATTCCCGTGTCACCAGGTTCCAGGCCAGCTCGATGGCGACATCCTTGAAGTAGTCGCCGAACGAGAAGTTGCCGAGCATCTCGAAGAAGGTGTGGTGGCGGGCGGTATAGCCAACATTGTCAAGGTCGTTGTGCTTGCCGCCGGCGCGGACGCTCTTCTGCGCGGTGGTGGCGCGGCTGTAGGGGCGCTTCTCCACGCCGGTGAAGATGTTCTTGAACTGCACCATGCCCGAATTGGCGAACAGCAGGGTCGGATCGTTGCGCGGAACCAGCGGGCTCGAAGGCACCACCTCATGGCCATTGGCCTTGAAGTAATTCAGAAAAGTCGACCTGATCTCGTTGACGCCACTCATGGCCAGAGCACCCGATTCAAAGGACCGCGACGGCACGGCGGGCCGCCTCGCAATCCTGTCTGTCTAGTGGCGGGTTCAGCCGATGTCCACACAGCCGATGCTGCGGGCCGGCCAGCTGGGCTGGGGCCGGCCCGCGCCGCATCAACGCCAACGGGCGCGCCTCATCTGGAGGCAGACTTCACTCGGGCTCGCCCTCGTCGAGATCGTCGGCAGTCGGCGTCGCGTTCTGCAGGATCTGGTCGGCGACGATCGCCTGGTTCTGGCGGATCATCATCTCGACGCGGGCGGCCACATCGGGGTTCGCCCTGAGGAAGGTCTTGGCGTTCTCGCGTCCCTGGCCAAGGCGCTGGCTGTCGAAGGAGAACCACGCGCCGGACTTCTCCACGATGCCGGCCTTGACGCCCAGATCGATGAGTTCGCCCACCTTCGAGATGCCCTCGCCATACATGATGTCGAACTCCACCTGCTTGAACGGCGGCGCGACCTTGTTCTTGACGACCTTGACGCGGGTCTGGTTGCCGACCGCCTCGTCACGCTCCTTGATGGTGGAGGTGCGGCGGATGTCGAGACGCACCGAAGCATAGAACTTCAGCGCATTGCCGCCCGTCGTGGTTTCCGGCGAGCCATACATCACCCCGATCTTCATGCGGATCTGGTTGATGAAGATCACCATGGTGTTCGAGCGCGAGATCGAGCCGGTCAGCTTGCGCAGCGCCTGGCTCATCAGGCGAGCCTGCAGGCCGGGCTGCACGTCGCCCATCTCGCCATCGATTTCCGCGCGCGGCACCAGCGCCGCCACCGAGTCGATGACCAGCACATCCAGCGCGCCCGAGCGCACCAGCGTGTCGGTGATCTCCAGCGCCTGCTCCCCTGTATCGGGCTGCGAGATCAGGAGGTCGTCGAGCTTCACGCCCAGCTTGCGGGCATAGACTGGGTCGAGCGCATGCTCCGCGTCGATGAAGCCGCAAACGCCGCCGTTCTTCTGCGCTTCCGCGATGGTGTGGAGCGCCAGCGTGGTCTTGCCGGAGGATTCAGGGCCATAGATCTCGATCACACGGCCTTTCGGCAGGCCGCCGACGCCCAGCGCGATGTCGAGGCCCAGCGAGCCGGTGGAAATCGTCTCGATCTCGACAGCCTTCTGGTTCTTGCCCAGCCGCATGATCGAGCCCTTGCCGAAAGCGCGCTCGATCTGGGAGAGCGCGGCGTCGAGAGCCTTGGTCTTGTCCATGGAAGAGCCTTCAACCAGTTTGAGATTCGCTTGGGCCATGTT
This window encodes:
- the recA gene encoding recombinase RecA; the encoded protein is MAQANLKLVEGSSMDKTKALDAALSQIERAFGKGSIMRLGKNQKAVEIETISTGSLGLDIALGVGGLPKGRVIEIYGPESSGKTTLALHTIAEAQKNGGVCGFIDAEHALDPVYARKLGVKLDDLLISQPDTGEQALEITDTLVRSGALDVLVIDSVAALVPRAEIDGEMGDVQPGLQARLMSQALRKLTGSISRSNTMVIFINQIRMKIGVMYGSPETTTGGNALKFYASVRLDIRRTSTIKERDEAVGNQTRVKVVKNKVAPPFKQVEFDIMYGEGISKVGELIDLGVKAGIVEKSGAWFSFDSQRLGQGRENAKTFLRANPDVAARVEMMIRQNQAIVADQILQNATPTADDLDEGEPE